A DNA window from Phragmites australis chromosome 11, lpPhrAust1.1, whole genome shotgun sequence contains the following coding sequences:
- the LOC133884639 gene encoding plant cysteine oxidase 5-like isoform X1, with translation MPKIKNLSNACKVSFSPNGPISEEALERIRALLDGIRPLDVGLDNEAQIARSWNSSSHQPNARRGRNGANQFAPPIKYLHIHECKSFSVRSLIHSYSMGIFCMPPCSVIPLHNHPGMTVLSKLLYGKVHAESYDWIDIADPVDQLQVRPAKLVRDCEMSAPETTILYPNRGGNIHTFRAITPCALFDILSPPYSAEEGRHCSYFRKSLVKEPPVDLPSEIDSSEVVWLEELEDHQPPEGFVVTRGLYKGPVIRR, from the exons ATGCCAAAAATAAAGAACCTCTCTAATGCTTGTAAAGTATCATTTTCTCCAAATGGGCCCATATCTGAAGAGGCACTTGAGAGAATCCGTGCATTGTTAG ATGGGATAAGACCTTTAGATGTCGGTCTAGATAATGAAGCACAAATTGCACGCAGTTGGAATAGTTCTTCACATCAACCAAACGCGAGACGAGGACGAAATGGGGCTAACCAGTTCGCTCCTCCGATCAAATATTTGCACATCCATGAATGCAAAAGTTTCTCTGTAAGATCTCTTATTCATTCGTACTCT ATGGGTATATTTTGTATGCCACCGTGTTCAGTCATTCCACTTCACAACCATCCTGGGATGACTGTACTGAGCAAGCTTCTTTATGGAAAAGTGCATGCCGAATCTTATGATTGGATTGATATAGCTGATCCAGTTGACCAATTACAAG TAAGACCAGCAAAGCTTGTCAGAGATTGTGAAATGTCTGCACCAGAGACAACCATTCTTTACCCTAATAGAGGTGGTAACATCCACACTTTCAGAGCAATCACACCATGTGCTCTCTTTGACATCCTTTCTCCACCATATTCTGCTGAGGAGGGGCGGCACTGTTCATACTTCCGTAAATCCCTAGTGAAGGAACCACCTG TTGATTTGCCCAGTGAAATTGATAGCTCAGAAGTAGTCTGGTTGGAGGAGTTGGAGGATCATCAGCCCCCTGAGGGATTTGTTGTCACGAGAGGTCTGTATAAAGGCCCTGTTATAAGGAGATAA
- the LOC133884639 gene encoding plant cysteine oxidase 5-like isoform X2, with protein MPKIKNLSNACKVSFSPNGPISEEALERIRALLDGIRPLDVGLDNEAQIARSWNSSSHQPNARRGRNGANQFAPPIKYLHIHECKSFSMGIFCMPPCSVIPLHNHPGMTVLSKLLYGKVHAESYDWIDIADPVDQLQVRPAKLVRDCEMSAPETTILYPNRGGNIHTFRAITPCALFDILSPPYSAEEGRHCSYFRKSLVKEPPVDLPSEIDSSEVVWLEELEDHQPPEGFVVTRGLYKGPVIRR; from the exons ATGCCAAAAATAAAGAACCTCTCTAATGCTTGTAAAGTATCATTTTCTCCAAATGGGCCCATATCTGAAGAGGCACTTGAGAGAATCCGTGCATTGTTAG ATGGGATAAGACCTTTAGATGTCGGTCTAGATAATGAAGCACAAATTGCACGCAGTTGGAATAGTTCTTCACATCAACCAAACGCGAGACGAGGACGAAATGGGGCTAACCAGTTCGCTCCTCCGATCAAATATTTGCACATCCATGAATGCAAAAGTTTCTCT ATGGGTATATTTTGTATGCCACCGTGTTCAGTCATTCCACTTCACAACCATCCTGGGATGACTGTACTGAGCAAGCTTCTTTATGGAAAAGTGCATGCCGAATCTTATGATTGGATTGATATAGCTGATCCAGTTGACCAATTACAAG TAAGACCAGCAAAGCTTGTCAGAGATTGTGAAATGTCTGCACCAGAGACAACCATTCTTTACCCTAATAGAGGTGGTAACATCCACACTTTCAGAGCAATCACACCATGTGCTCTCTTTGACATCCTTTCTCCACCATATTCTGCTGAGGAGGGGCGGCACTGTTCATACTTCCGTAAATCCCTAGTGAAGGAACCACCTG TTGATTTGCCCAGTGAAATTGATAGCTCAGAAGTAGTCTGGTTGGAGGAGTTGGAGGATCATCAGCCCCCTGAGGGATTTGTTGTCACGAGAGGTCTGTATAAAGGCCCTGTTATAAGGAGATAA
- the LOC133884639 gene encoding plant cysteine oxidase 5-like isoform X3: MGIFCMPPCSVIPLHNHPGMTVLSKLLYGKVHAESYDWIDIADPVDQLQVRPAKLVRDCEMSAPETTILYPNRGGNIHTFRAITPCALFDILSPPYSAEEGRHCSYFRKSLVKEPPVDLPSEIDSSEVVWLEELEDHQPPEGFVVTRGLYKGPVIRR; the protein is encoded by the exons ATGGGTATATTTTGTATGCCACCGTGTTCAGTCATTCCACTTCACAACCATCCTGGGATGACTGTACTGAGCAAGCTTCTTTATGGAAAAGTGCATGCCGAATCTTATGATTGGATTGATATAGCTGATCCAGTTGACCAATTACAAG TAAGACCAGCAAAGCTTGTCAGAGATTGTGAAATGTCTGCACCAGAGACAACCATTCTTTACCCTAATAGAGGTGGTAACATCCACACTTTCAGAGCAATCACACCATGTGCTCTCTTTGACATCCTTTCTCCACCATATTCTGCTGAGGAGGGGCGGCACTGTTCATACTTCCGTAAATCCCTAGTGAAGGAACCACCTG TTGATTTGCCCAGTGAAATTGATAGCTCAGAAGTAGTCTGGTTGGAGGAGTTGGAGGATCATCAGCCCCCTGAGGGATTTGTTGTCACGAGAGGTCTGTATAAAGGCCCTGTTATAAGGAGATAA